One Rissa tridactyla isolate bRisTri1 chromosome 4, bRisTri1.patW.cur.20221130, whole genome shotgun sequence DNA window includes the following coding sequences:
- the CTU2 gene encoding cytoplasmic tRNA 2-thiolation protein 2 isoform X2, translating to MCDATGDDGGCGADAAPARRRRLPADSHPRPCMKCGQGTAALVIRLGDAFCRDCFREYFVHKFRAMLGKNRVIFPGEKVLLALSGGPASSAMLRQVQEGLSRETAKKLRFIPSLIYVDEGAVRGLSAAQREQSLARMETLLQATGFPYHLAHLEQALELPASILQPGPEKSGKPSPSYKEAVEGFIQQQRQEGDGDGGTSLPDLGTQDAVGSPPTPRLPIAARTQELLRLFEAVETSTAREELLQMLRTHLILQTARTRGYTKVMTGESCTRVAIKLLTNLALGRGAFLAVDTGFVDNRHGDVMVVRPMREYMAKEIAFYNHFFDVPTVIAPPLPTKRQEKPSIHRLIERFLLGLQEDFPSTISTVYRTGEKLSPAPAKASSESQRCLLCLCALDIAGEEELALEPTLITEETEPAGDGCCQGATAAGAESRAAFIPLLCYGCRLTFKELGPLATLPPYVRAEAQRRIRRAQMEQQSQEVPLEDEEPGKS from the exons ATGTGCGACGCGACGGGAGACGATGGAGGGTGCGGGGCAGACGCGGCACCGGCacggcgccgccgcctcccggcagACAG CCACCCGCGGCCCTGCATGAAGTGTGGGCAGGGCACGGCCGCCCTCGTCATCCGCCTCGGGGACGCCTTCTGCCG CGACTGCTTCCGCGAGTACTTTGTGCACAAATTCCGCGCGATGCTGGGCAAGAACCGCGTCATcttcccaggagagaag GTGCTGCTGGCGCTGTCGGGGGGACCGGCCTCCAGCGCCATGCTCCGGCAGGTCCAGGAG GGGCTCAGCCGGGAGACGGCCAAGAAGCTCCGCTTCATCCCCAGCCTCATCTACGTTGATG AGGGAGCGGTGCGCGGGCTTAGCGCGGCACAGcgggagcagagcctggcccgCATGGAGACCCTGCTGCAGGCGACCGGCTTCCCCTATCACCTGGCCCACCTGGAGCAG GCGCTGGAGCTGCCCGCATCCATATTGCAGCCAGGGCCGGAGAAGTCCGGCAAGCCCAGTCCCTCCTACAAGGAGGCCGTGGAGGGCTTCatccagcagcagcggcaggaggggGACGGGGATGGTGGCACCTCATTGCCTGACCTCGGCACCCAGGACGCGGTGGGTTCCCCGCCCACCCCCCGCCTGCCCATCGCTGCCCGCACCCAGGAGCTGCTGCGGCTCTTTGAGGCCGTGGAGACGTCGACAGCaagagaggagctgctgcagatgCTGCG GACCCACCTCATCCTGCAGACAGCCCGGACCAGGGGCTACACCAAGGTGATGACGGGCGAGAGCTGCACCCGTGTGGCCATCAAGCTTCTCACCAACCTAGCGCTGGGTCGTGGTGCCTTCCTCGCCGTCGATACG GGCTTTGTGGACAACCGCCACGGTGACGTGATGGTGGTGCGTCCCATGCGGGAGTACATGGCCAAGGAGATCGCCTTCTACAACCACTTCTTCGACGTCCCCACCGTCATCGCGCCACCCCTCCCCACCAAG CGCCAGGAGAAGCCCAGCATCCATCGCCTGATAGAGCGCTTCCtcctgggactgcaggaggaTTTCCCCTCCACCATCAGCACTGTCTACAG GACGGGCGAGAAGCTGAGCCCGGCTCCGGCCAAGGCGAGCAGCGAGTCCCagcgctgcctgctctgcctgtgcgCCCTGGACATCGCCGGGG AGGAGGAGCTGGCCCTGGAGCCCACGCTGATCACGGAGGAGACAGAGCCGGCGGGGGACGGGTGCTGCCAGGGTGCCACGGCAGCAGG ggCTGAGAGCAGAGCTGCCTTCATCCCGCTGCTGTGCTACGGCTGCCGCCTCACCTTTAAGGAACTG GGCCCCCTCGCCACGCTGCCACCCTACGTGCGTGCCGAGGCCCAGCGCAGGATCCGCAG GGCACAGatggagcagcagagccaggaggtcCCGCTGGAGGATGAGGAGCCCGGCAAGAGCtga
- the CTU2 gene encoding cytoplasmic tRNA 2-thiolation protein 2 isoform X1, translating into MCDATGDDGGCGADAAPARRRRLPADSHPRPCMKCGQGTAALVIRLGDAFCRCCWRCRGDRPPAPCSGRSRRGSAGRRPRSSASSPASSTLMVRVSPAARLLPVPCPTARSRRSVHLCRVRAGGCHLGCPPHPGGWGGCPLFTVTVAPALPPCLAEGAVRGLSAAQREQSLARMETLLQATGFPYHLAHLEQALELPASILQPGPEKSGKPSPSYKEAVEGFIQQQRQEGDGDGGTSLPDLGTQDAVGSPPTPRLPIAARTQELLRLFEAVETSTAREELLQMLRTHLILQTARTRGYTKVMTGESCTRVAIKLLTNLALGRGAFLAVDTGFVDNRHGDVMVVRPMREYMAKEIAFYNHFFDVPTVIAPPLPTKRQEKPSIHRLIERFLLGLQEDFPSTISTVYRTGEKLSPAPAKASSESQRCLLCLCALDIAGEEELALEPTLITEETEPAGDGCCQGATAAGAESRAAFIPLLCYGCRLTFKELGPLATLPPYVRAEAQRRIRRAQMEQQSQEVPLEDEEPGKS; encoded by the exons ATGTGCGACGCGACGGGAGACGATGGAGGGTGCGGGGCAGACGCGGCACCGGCacggcgccgccgcctcccggcagACAG CCACCCGCGGCCCTGCATGAAGTGTGGGCAGGGCACGGCCGCCCTCGTCATCCGCCTCGGGGACGCCTTCTGCCG GTGCTGCTGGCGCTGTCGGGGGGACCGGCCTCCAGCGCCATGCTCCGGCAGGTCCAGGAG GGGCTCAGCCGGGAGACGGCCAAGAAGCTCCGCTTCATCCCCAGCCTCATCTACGTTGATGGTAAGGGTTAGCCCCGCTGCCCGTTTGCTGCCTgttccctgccccactgcccgcTCCCGGCGTAGTGTCCATCTGTGCCGtgtcagggctgggggctgccaccTGGGGTGTCCCCCTCACCctgggggatggggtgggtgcCCCCTCTTCACCGTGACGgtggccccggcgctgcccccctGCCTTGCAGAGGGAGCGGTGCGCGGGCTTAGCGCGGCACAGcgggagcagagcctggcccgCATGGAGACCCTGCTGCAGGCGACCGGCTTCCCCTATCACCTGGCCCACCTGGAGCAG GCGCTGGAGCTGCCCGCATCCATATTGCAGCCAGGGCCGGAGAAGTCCGGCAAGCCCAGTCCCTCCTACAAGGAGGCCGTGGAGGGCTTCatccagcagcagcggcaggaggggGACGGGGATGGTGGCACCTCATTGCCTGACCTCGGCACCCAGGACGCGGTGGGTTCCCCGCCCACCCCCCGCCTGCCCATCGCTGCCCGCACCCAGGAGCTGCTGCGGCTCTTTGAGGCCGTGGAGACGTCGACAGCaagagaggagctgctgcagatgCTGCG GACCCACCTCATCCTGCAGACAGCCCGGACCAGGGGCTACACCAAGGTGATGACGGGCGAGAGCTGCACCCGTGTGGCCATCAAGCTTCTCACCAACCTAGCGCTGGGTCGTGGTGCCTTCCTCGCCGTCGATACG GGCTTTGTGGACAACCGCCACGGTGACGTGATGGTGGTGCGTCCCATGCGGGAGTACATGGCCAAGGAGATCGCCTTCTACAACCACTTCTTCGACGTCCCCACCGTCATCGCGCCACCCCTCCCCACCAAG CGCCAGGAGAAGCCCAGCATCCATCGCCTGATAGAGCGCTTCCtcctgggactgcaggaggaTTTCCCCTCCACCATCAGCACTGTCTACAG GACGGGCGAGAAGCTGAGCCCGGCTCCGGCCAAGGCGAGCAGCGAGTCCCagcgctgcctgctctgcctgtgcgCCCTGGACATCGCCGGGG AGGAGGAGCTGGCCCTGGAGCCCACGCTGATCACGGAGGAGACAGAGCCGGCGGGGGACGGGTGCTGCCAGGGTGCCACGGCAGCAGG ggCTGAGAGCAGAGCTGCCTTCATCCCGCTGCTGTGCTACGGCTGCCGCCTCACCTTTAAGGAACTG GGCCCCCTCGCCACGCTGCCACCCTACGTGCGTGCCGAGGCCCAGCGCAGGATCCGCAG GGCACAGatggagcagcagagccaggaggtcCCGCTGGAGGATGAGGAGCCCGGCAAGAGCtga